The window CCTCCCACTCTCCGTCCATATCCTCATccctgacacaaacacacaaacgtaACTTTAGCACACCCTGAGCACCAAGCCCACAAAACTCTTGTTCTTTTAGTCCTCATTCTCTCTCCCAGCGGCTCATCTGTGCCGTACGACCCTATATCTGGATAATGACACAGATCTGGGACATTAAAGTTCTCATTAGAGGATCCCTCAACCCCAAATTTAACCACAGACTGTAGCCAGTATATAAATTTCATAAGTAACTGTTCAGAAAGGGTAACGTGTCCATAGCGAAGGTCCTGCAGGAGGAAGTTgtacagatacatcaacatatagcataaccgtataccagataaaacaatatctgggcactTCTACTGAAAGTAGAAGATATTTGTGATTATATAGCATTTttggattttctgtattcagctgtggagtttacattaaaaatagtcAGAAAATACATGGCTCCAAAAAATATAGGGAGCACGACAACAAGGCGAAGTTGCCAATCTCGATgttgcatggtgttgggctgcaagcacaacccccacctgtggatgtcagggcctcataccaccctcaggGAGTCTGTTTGACCgtctgagcagacacatgcacatttgtggcctgctggaggtcattttggaggctctggcagtgctcctcctgttcctccttgcatgGAGGTAGCTGtactgctgctgggttgttgcccccCCTACAACCTCCTCCACGcttcctgatgtactggcctgtctcctgataGTGCCTCCATGCTTTGGACAcaacgctgacagacacagcaaaccttcttgacATGCCATCCTggactacctgagccacttgtgagGGTTctagactccatctcatgctaccaccagagtgaaagcaccgccagcattcaaaagtgaccaaaacatcagccaggaagcataggaactgagaagtggtctgtggtcaccacctgcagaaccccgcccttattggggatgtcttgctaactGTATTTAacttccacctgttgtctattacgtttgcacagcagcatgtcaaattgattgtcaatcactgttgcttcctaagtggactgTTTgatggagttacattgtgttttttaagtattccctttattttttttattagtgtatTTAGATAACTATGCTTGTTCATGTTTAATCACGCAGTCCCTCCAGGAGATTCTactttgtgctttttaaaatcataatgacttttcTGAACAGGACACCAGACAGGCTACGACTgcccctggtcatttccatgtgtGGCGTCAGTACCcaattttatggcatttacagCAATTGGTACCACTTGCCTGCATGTGCACACGTACCAAGTGCGCAGCGACCGGCGGATTGAAGgcgtgttttattttatttactgggTCTGAAggatttttaagacctttaaattccagatttaaggattactagtaatTTTAATGATATTCAATTTTTTGGAAATTTAGGACGTTTTTTAAGATCCGCGGAAACCCTGCATGTAGGCGTGGTTTCGCACAGGCGATGAGACTGGTTTTTGTGAGGAGCGGATATTTCTGCAGTAGGCTGGTATGATAAAAATCTCCCTCGTTGGCCAGATTTATATTGCATGCCATGTATAAAGCGCAGCCCTCGGTAAGGAGACTCACCAGTCTTCAGGCTTGAGGGCATCAGGGTCGCCAATGTACTCGGGCTCGTCATCTAGCCACCCATCTGGCTTCACGGCTTCCTCATCTTGGACCTTGGCTGGAGCATCTTCATCCCTGGCACAGGAAGCAAAAGACTAAAATCAGCTCAACATAAGCGTCTGCATAATTAAACCCGAAAGGAGGGTTTGGTTCACTCACCAGTCCTCAGGTTTCACAGCATCAGGGTCCTGGATCTTCGGCCTCTCATCCCAGTCTTCAGGCTTCTGGTCGTTGGGGTCCTCGATCTCTGCCGGGGGGTTGACCGCTGGGGTCATGTCATTCAGCAGGTTTCCACTGTTCACCACAGTCTGATCAATCAGGACCTCAAAGCTGTTGTCGGGGTTGAGGACTGCAGAAATCAATAGGATAtcattattaaacattttaaacacagtGGTGTCCCCTCAACTGTCATTCAAATGATTTATCAACTATAATTGGTCATTGATGTTAGAATATAACAAATGATAATAATGAAcaataacattttgtaaatacaGCGTTTTTCGCCCAAAATCAAGCATTTTGAGGACCTAACTGGTAGAATGATGCAAACTACAATCGTGCAGAGAGTGTGATCACCTACCCAGAGTGTACAGGTGGGTCTTCTTGTCGGTGTAGTAGGTGCGGAGGTCGGAGTCAGGCTTCTTGGCATGTTTCTCCTCAAACTCGCCCGTCTTGGGGTTCTTGTGTCTGAAGATGAAGTGGAGCTTGTAGTCCTCGCCGCACTTGTCTGGTCCAAACATGATGGTGTAGGGAGTCTTGTCCACAAACTGGTCCTGCAAATGGCAGCATAGCACAATTAGAAATGTCCAATACACCCATAATGCTTTGCTGCGTATAtttaagaaaagaagaaaaaatgcaatattatagTTACTAAATGGCACGTGAAGGCAAATCTAAATGGTCAAGAGTTGTACTCATAGAATGCCTCTCAGCCAACCACAGCACAGGATAAGAAATGTGGATAATGTAAATTGTGCCTTTCTATTGTGAAATGAATCATTCGAAGACAATAGCAAATATCTTACGAGGTCCAACTCGGGGGTCTGGGAAAGCAGTTTGACGTAGGCGCCGCCACAATCGATGCCAGTCTGGAAGTTCACCTCGTATCTGATGAGATAAGACAGCAGCTCATCACATCTCAGCACAGCAAAAGgaaatgaactgtgtgtgtgtgatattgtaTTCAGCGGGTCACTCACTGGACAATGAGGGGCTTGGTGTTGAAGACAAATGGGCGCAGCAGCAGACCAGAGATGGCGTGATGTTTGGCACGAGACTTCAGGACCAGGCCTTTGTCTCCAGGAAGCTTGCTGTCCTTCATTTCCTCGACTTCCCACTTTCCTGAACATCACACAAGAAATGAATCTTTGTGGTAAATCAATGTCAAAGTCTGACCCTTGAAATAATGTAGAGAACCTACATATTCACCTGTGGCGAAATCATCAAGTCTGGAGAATTTGACATTATCAGTATTGCTTTTGATTTAGATAAGCGattgctacaaaaaaaaaaatgctacgataacatatatacatacagtatagACACATTACAGCAATACGTTTCTACTACGGTTGGTTCATAATGTCAAACGggattgcaataaaaaaaatgtaaaaaataaaaaattgctaAATGAAAAATGCAGTGTTCCAAGCACGTTAGTAATTACGGCTGAAATCACTCTAATCAAAGTAACAAGATCATTTAGACGTGGATGTGTGTCAATTACCAATCATTGTCACCGAGCAACTCGGCTACTTAAGCACCCTTCCAGCCCTGCAATTTGATGCACAACTCACCATCATACTTGGCAATTTCCTCATCAATGTCATCCTTCTTGGCTTTTGACAGAACCCAGCTATAGAGAAAGATAAAAGCGAACATTGCGAAACGTCAAAACACGGCGAAGCAGCTTCCGCTGAGAATTCTACCAGCTTCACCACGGAGGGGAAAAGCTCTCACCTGTCCAGAGTCCCTCTGTCGAACGATTCGGCGAAATAATGCTCTCCCTTCGGTTCGGGGGCCTTGTATGTGACCTAAAGAAAGGACCAATCATGCCATAAAAACGGCCGCATCTTCACACCCTCAAAGATATAACCCATATACAATTCCATAACACATTCTGCACAAAGAAATGTAGGAGACGTGCAAGTTAGTAGCTGATGACTAATGGTCATCTCCGGTTGGCTTGTCATCAAGAGATTAACTTTTTCCAAATGACGACCTGTGAGTTCATCTGTCTGTGGTGCGTCTCCCTTACAGCGCGACAGAACGTCACGTGCGCCAGTTCGCCCATCATTAAATCgcatgttggtggtgggcgtggtcacgttggtAACATCCACCGACACACCCTGTCTACAAGGCGTATTAGGAGGTACGGAGGTACGGCGTTTGACGTAGACATGATGAATAAGtgagagagctgtcagtcatgcctacaggctcctcccctttataAACTTTGTAaaaccagtttaaaaaaaaaagtaatcttcCGCGCATGAAGtaattacacatcaacaaaaatgtCTCGGTGGGAATCCAGATAACTACAAGCAGACCAGAGTGTGCGAACGATAAGAAGCATGTTACCCCTGCTGCGTTACCTTGGGTACGGCGCTCGCCCGGGGCGCCGGCTCCTCCTCAACGTCTCCCTCGTCCCCCACGGTGACGTCGTCCTCCACGTCCAGCTCCGCGTCCTCGGCGTCGTCCTGAGCTCTGGCCGGCTCGGACAGTAGGGCCACCGACCAGCTCAGGGCCAGCAGGAGCACGCACAGCCGCGCCTTCAGCAACATCGTCTGGGGACAATGCGGGAGTGTAATTATTTTTCCCCGTGACAGAATGATGAAGTTGGGACACGAAATACAGAAAGGAAAAGGGAAAATCAGTGGGCGGTCCCACTTCGTGACCCCACCCAAGATCATGCAAAACTCCCCCGAACCAGGTACCGCGGCGAGTGGACGCCACGTCGCCATCCCAGGCCCTCCCTGGCTACCGTCTCCACGGCAACGAGTGCCGAGAGATCTGCCGCCTCAGCCTCTCCGTCCTAATGAGATTAGGCCCAATGAGATTACACGTCCACGCCGTTCACACGTCCCGAGAGAGGGCAGACGCCGAGCTGAAAGCCCCCGCCCGGCCTGAAACTCTTCAGCTACGTTAGCACCGGCCACCGGACATCATGAGAATGTTCCAGAAGGACTGTAAAGGGCCACATGGAACCACGGgtccaaataaatacatataaataaggGAACAACTGAATAAAAGGACCCAGACACGGTAGTGCTGGCAGTACTGAACCGTTAAAACGCGCAGGACTAGTTTTGTTTTCTAGTGGTCATCAAGTGCGGAGCGTGAGCAGAAGAGGGTTCCAACAGGCCACACGTCGTCATGGTAGCGGGGCAGATCTTCAAACGCACATGCAAAGCAGGCAAATTCAACACATCTTGATATATTACATCGATATCACCAATTGCAGGACTAATCATAAATCACTGCGTTTTGGAAAATTGCCCTCAGTTTTCTCATATTGCGTACGAACGTTGCGTCATCTAGATATTGgcgccttgtgtgtgtgtgtgtgtgtgtgtgtaccgtaGGGGGGGAGAAACGGCCAAATCCCAGATGGCTGCTGAAgatgatggggggggggcggggagaCGAAGCCCCACCCTGCAAACCAACAGCCAACCGGGTCACAGCGCCACAGCTTTGTTGTGGTCACTTCAGAgccgagagtgtgtgtgtgtgtgtttgcttgagTAAATATCTAATTAGACATCCCTACAGGCATGGGAGATCTGCCCTTCCCTATCTGTTTCTCTGGGATTAAACGGCAATTATACTGGTCACTTCCAGAGGCAGATAAATAAAcgcaatttattttttcccatcATATTATTGAGCCATTTGTACAAGTTGAAAATGGCAGATTGCGGATATAAAAATCCTGCAGGATTGTATCTTTTCCAGGAAAC of the Denticeps clupeoides chromosome 18, fDenClu1.1, whole genome shotgun sequence genome contains:
- the canx gene encoding calnexin isoform X1 yields the protein MLLKARLCVLLLALSWSVALLSEPARAQDDAEDAELDVEDDVTVGDEGDVEEEPAPRASAVPKVTYKAPEPKGEHYFAESFDRGTLDSWVLSKAKKDDIDEEIAKYDGKWEVEEMKDSKLPGDKGLVLKSRAKHHAISGLLLRPFVFNTKPLIVQYEVNFQTGIDCGGAYVKLLSQTPELDLDQFVDKTPYTIMFGPDKCGEDYKLHFIFRHKNPKTGEFEEKHAKKPDSDLRTYYTDKKTHLYTLVLNPDNSFEVLIDQTVVNSGNLLNDMTPAVNPPAEIEDPNDQKPEDWDERPKIQDPDAVKPEDWDEDAPAKVQDEEAVKPDGWLDDEPEYIGDPDALKPEDWDEDMDGEWEAPQVSNPACESAPGCGKWERPMIDNPNYKGKWKPPMIDNPNYQGVWKPRKISNPDFFEDLHPFRMSSFSAVGLELWSMSSDIFFDNFFITDDRNVAERWAEDGWGLKKAAEGAAEPGLMSQMVSAAEERPWLWVIYVLTVALPLILIFVFCCTGKKKPAAAEYKKTDEPQPDVKAETEEEEAKEEEPQDEKKSEGEESPAEAAEEDEAPEKEEEEEEEQSKSDEKSEDDILRRSPRQRRPRKD
- the canx gene encoding calnexin isoform X2 — protein: MLLKARLCVLLLALSWSVALLSEPARAQDDAEDAELDVEDDVTVGDEGDVEEEPAPRASAVPKVTYKAPEPKGEHYFAESFDRGTLDSWVLSKAKKDDIDEEIAKYDGKWEVEEMKDSKLPGDKGLVLKSRAKHHAISGLLLRPFVFNTKPLIVQYEVNFQTGIDCGGAYVKLLSQTPELDLDQFVDKTPYTIMFGPDKCGEDYKLHFIFRHKNPKTGEFEEKHAKKPDSDLRTYYTDKKTHLYTLVLNPDNSFEVLIDQTVVNSGNLLNDMTPAVNPPAEIEDPNDQKPEDWDERPKIQDPDAVKPEDWDEDAPAKVQDEEAVKPDGWLDDEPEYIGDPDALKPEDWDEDMDGEWEAPQVSNPACESAPGCGKWERPMIDNPNYKGKWKPPMIDNPNYQGVWKPRKISNPDFFEDLHPFRMSSFSAVGLELWSMSSDIFFDNFFITDDRNVAERWAEDGWGLKKAAEGAAEPGLMSQMVSAAEERPWLWVIYVLTVALPLILIFVFCCTGKKPAAAEYKKTDEPQPDVKAETEEEEAKEEEPQDEKKSEGEESPAEAAEEDEAPEKEEEEEEEQSKSDEKSEDDILRRSPRQRRPRKD